The Leeia aquatica DNA window AGGCCGTAACCGCATCCACCTTGCCCGCCGCACCCCGAATGCGGCCTGACCCAGCCAACTGAGGTTTTCCCCTGAGCACCCGCACCCCACCCCGTACGGACAGCACACCGCTGGATCATTGGCTGACCCTGCTGGGCGCACGACTGGTACAGGGTGATGGTGTCGTCGCCCTGTCACTCGGCGGTACGGTGCAGGCAGGCTCGTATACTGTCCGCTACCAGCTGATCCCCGCCAATGGCACCCTGGCCAAAAGCGGCAAATGGCAAAAACTGGGGCCGGAAGGCCAGTATGAGCTGGTGCATTCCCGCTTCCCGCAGGATACAGCGCTCACCTTTCAGCGCGACGTGCAAGCCTTTGTGTTCAAGGCCATGCTGCTGGCAGAGCGTTTGGGCGTTGATGCCCTGCCGCACTTTTCCGCCCTGGTCAGCGATGTGCAGCTGGCGGCCCAGCGCTTCCAGGTGGTGGAAGAGCGGATAGAAGCCGCCGCAGAGCGTGCACGTGAGCAAGAAAATGCGGCACTGGCCCAGTCCTCAATCAAACTGGACCAATACCCGGAAACCTTTATCGCCGCGCACCGGATGGCGCGCCGCTTCATTGCCGTGCTTGGTCCCACCAACTCGGGCAAGACCCACCGCGCCATGCAGGATCTGGCGCAGGCCGCCAGTGGCGTCTACCTGGCCCCACTGCGCTTGCTGGCGCTGGAGAACTTTGAGCGGCTAGAGGAGCAAGGCGTCGCCGTCAGCCTGATTACCGGCGAAGAACAACGTTTAACCCCGGGTGCAACCCACGTTGCCAGCACCATCGAGATGCTGAATACCCGGCGCGTGGTCGAAGTCGCCATCATTGACGAAATCCAGATGCTGGACGACCCCGACCGGGGCAGTGCCTGGACGGCTGCCGTCTGCGGCGCCCCCGCCGAGCGTGTCTATCTGGTCGGGGCGTTGAATGCCCGCCCCGCTATTGAGGCGCTCGCCCGCAGGCTGGGCTGCCCACTGGAAATCATCGAGCTGGAACGCAAGTCGCCACTCACGCTGGAGCCGCAACCGGTGCGCAGCATGGGTAATCTGCGCCGTGGTGATGCCGTCATCGCATTTTCCCGCAAGGACGTGCTGTACTGGCGGGATCAGATCACCGCTGCGGGCCTCTCTGTCGCCACCATTTACGGTAATCTGTCGCCCGAAGTGCGACGCGCTCAAGCCAAACGTTTCCGCGACGGCGAGGCCGATGTGCTGGTGGGTACCGACGCCATCGGCATGGGCTTGAATCTGCCGGTGTCCCGTATCGTGTTCACCACCGCCGAAAAATTCGATGGCAAGGAAGAAACGGTCCTCGAACCCTGGCTGGCACAGCAGATTGCCGGGCGTGCCGGGCGCTATGGCATGCACGAAGCGGGCTTTGTGGCGGGTTTCGATGACGGTACGCACCGCTTGCTGAAGCGTTTGCTCAAGGCACGCATCGACCCCTTGCGCGACACCGGCT harbors:
- a CDS encoding helicase-related protein encodes the protein MQAGSYTVRYQLIPANGTLAKSGKWQKLGPEGQYELVHSRFPQDTALTFQRDVQAFVFKAMLLAERLGVDALPHFSALVSDVQLAAQRFQVVEERIEAAAERAREQENAALAQSSIKLDQYPETFIAAHRMARRFIAVLGPTNSGKTHRAMQDLAQAASGVYLAPLRLLALENFERLEEQGVAVSLITGEEQRLTPGATHVASTIEMLNTRRVVEVAIIDEIQMLDDPDRGSAWTAAVCGAPAERVYLVGALNARPAIEALARRLGCPLEIIELERKSPLTLEPQPVRSMGNLRRGDAVIAFSRKDVLYWRDQITAAGLSVATIYGNLSPEVRRAQAKRFRDGEADVLVGTDAIGMGLNLPVSRIVFTTAEKFDGKEETVLEPWLAQQIAGRAGRYGMHEAGFVAGFDDGTHRLLKRLLKARIDPLRDTGFKVAPSLDQLQQISRATGEQGLEKLLKLFARNIDVSDDFFIPANLAEQVERAAWLDVLPLPLAERLMLSLVPISTRIPRLSDALMGWARGLAKQQRMPLQQENWRHARFPLQAAEDACKCYSAYAWLSYRKPEYFPDGEAAVELARRVSVEIDAMLQAQNARVRPQRHSRDAKPQQQRRSRHKQG